One genomic region from Leptospira inadai serovar Lyme str. 10 encodes:
- a CDS encoding SDR family NAD(P)-dependent oxidoreductase, with the protein MLKNPLEFGSILVTGGSGGVGRALVRNFTAAGFSVWNWDKNPPATIEPGESFVSTDLVSADRVRKECESFVENFVPSEKGRRLIGFVHCAGYGGPYHKITEVTLEEWDAVFSINLRSAFQITQALLPVLSAQKFGRLIYIASSLSVKGSALSVAYSASKHGLVGFVKSIAAEWGEFGITANAISPGYIETKMGIQEDQVDDHRKKILSMTPTKTIADPEEIARVASFLLSNDSHYINGANWAVDGGITAI; encoded by the coding sequence TTGTTAAAAAATCCTTTAGAATTCGGTTCCATTTTAGTTACAGGCGGCAGCGGCGGAGTAGGGCGAGCCTTAGTTCGAAATTTTACGGCAGCCGGCTTTTCGGTCTGGAATTGGGATAAGAATCCTCCTGCGACGATCGAGCCGGGAGAATCCTTCGTTTCTACGGATCTTGTTTCCGCCGATCGCGTGCGGAAAGAATGTGAATCATTCGTGGAAAACTTTGTACCCTCCGAAAAAGGACGTCGCTTAATAGGATTTGTACATTGCGCAGGGTACGGAGGTCCGTATCATAAAATCACGGAAGTTACATTAGAAGAATGGGATGCGGTATTTTCGATTAACCTTCGTTCTGCTTTTCAAATTACGCAGGCGCTTTTACCGGTCTTGTCGGCTCAAAAATTCGGTCGCTTGATTTATATCGCCTCGTCCCTCTCGGTCAAGGGGAGCGCTTTGTCGGTGGCTTATTCCGCTTCAAAGCACGGCTTAGTCGGGTTCGTAAAATCCATAGCTGCGGAATGGGGAGAATTTGGAATTACCGCCAATGCGATCAGCCCCGGATACATAGAAACGAAAATGGGAATCCAAGAAGACCAGGTCGACGATCACCGGAAAAAGATACTATCCATGACGCCGACAAAAACGATTGCGGATCCCGAAGAGATTGCTCGTGTAGCTTCCTTTTTACTTTCGAACGACTCTCATTATATTAACGGAGCCAATTGGGCCGTAGACGGAGGCATCACCGCGATTTGA
- the argB gene encoding acetylglutamate kinase: MEQSLERVNHILEALPYITKYSGKTIVIKYGGAAMAKADLKESFAKDIVLLKYVGIHPVIVHGGGPEINRLLDALQIPTEFVHGHRVTDAETMDVVEMVLTGKVNKQIVSMINAEGGNAVGLSGKDGNLAEASKTKIEIEGASPQLVDVGLVGKIDKIDPTVVLSLQEKGFIPVISPVAESIKGESLNINADTFAGELAGALKAEKLILLTDTSGILIDGKLVTGLNRALVKDYIRKGEITGGMIPKVECCLTAIDQGVRRTHIIDGRVPHSILIEIFTDQGIGSLIE; this comes from the coding sequence ATGGAACAATCTCTCGAAAGGGTCAACCATATTCTCGAAGCCCTTCCCTATATCACAAAATACTCCGGTAAGACTATAGTGATTAAATATGGCGGCGCCGCTATGGCAAAAGCGGATTTGAAAGAATCGTTTGCGAAGGATATCGTCCTTCTCAAATACGTGGGAATTCACCCTGTGATCGTTCATGGGGGGGGGCCGGAGATCAATAGACTTTTGGATGCGCTTCAAATTCCTACCGAGTTTGTTCACGGCCATCGAGTGACTGACGCCGAGACAATGGATGTCGTGGAAATGGTTCTCACCGGAAAAGTGAACAAGCAGATTGTTTCGATGATCAATGCCGAAGGAGGAAACGCTGTCGGACTTTCCGGAAAAGACGGGAACTTAGCCGAAGCCTCCAAGACGAAAATAGAAATAGAAGGCGCGTCTCCCCAATTAGTCGACGTAGGATTGGTAGGTAAAATAGACAAGATCGACCCGACGGTCGTACTTTCTCTCCAAGAAAAAGGATTCATTCCCGTGATTTCCCCCGTAGCGGAATCGATCAAAGGAGAATCTTTAAATATTAACGCGGATACTTTCGCCGGCGAACTTGCCGGAGCTCTTAAAGCGGAAAAGTTAATTCTTCTCACCGATACGAGCGGAATTTTGATAGATGGGAAACTCGTAACCGGCCTAAATAGAGCCTTGGTAAAAGATTATATTCGGAAAGGAGAAATAACGGGAGGGATGATTCCGAAAGTCGAGTGTTGCCTGACCGCGATCGACCAGGGCGTTCGAAGAACTCATATTATAGACGGAAGAGTTCCGCATTCGATTCTCATTGAAATTTTCACCGACCAAGGAATCGGATCGTTGATTGAGTGA
- a CDS encoding GAF domain-containing SpoIIE family protein phosphatase: MSLKQLSLSLISDITARINSTDNLEELLGIIIETTKDVLNTEGCSLLLYDKEEDCLVFQIAKGDKGESLTELKVPRGKGIAGMVLESLEPVITNDAANDPRIYRNIDQAVGFTTRNLICVPMKTQGEIQGVLEAVNSNERPDFTSKDIKILEYLSDLAAIAIRNRRLIKDLKDRARELDCLYQISQAISNISELDQFLNLTVHSISDVLGAERVSLIFQNPRTKSFELSKSIGFGIEEESQLVDESQGILNRILSDGKPLLVQGQTDIDPNLLNPIRYKTRSFVSVPIRQDGKIIGILNAADKKSGDSFSSQDLSILSTISNQIAEAYNSLLVKNQKEKLTSIRRDMQIASQIQINSLPSIPKKMHLLEIETAYTASKEIGGDFYDLVYHNPDEISLLIADVSGKGISAALFMEFSKTIIAGEVARNSSTSISLMGANRIIQEKSGYFMFVTVMLIRINMLKKRIRYSSAGHNEQLFYKAKDKKVVMLSGKGMPLGIKESEIEEHEIEYQPGDLIVLYTDGVSETTNETREMYGLENLAKLIERNGDMPVENLKDLILDTTDAFRGEADPHDDYTLVLVRLN; encoded by the coding sequence ATGAGTTTAAAACAGCTCTCTCTTTCCTTAATTTCCGATATCACCGCCCGCATCAACTCCACGGATAATTTGGAGGAGTTGCTCGGAATTATCATCGAAACTACCAAAGACGTTTTAAATACCGAGGGATGCTCCTTATTGCTGTACGATAAGGAAGAGGATTGCTTAGTATTTCAGATTGCCAAGGGCGATAAGGGGGAATCTCTAACCGAATTGAAGGTCCCTCGCGGTAAGGGGATTGCCGGAATGGTTCTAGAAAGTCTGGAACCCGTAATTACGAACGATGCGGCTAATGACCCTCGTATTTACAGAAATATCGATCAAGCGGTCGGCTTTACGACTCGGAATCTAATTTGCGTTCCCATGAAAACTCAAGGAGAAATTCAGGGAGTGTTAGAAGCGGTCAATTCAAACGAACGACCCGATTTTACTTCGAAAGATATTAAAATTTTAGAATATCTCTCGGATTTAGCCGCAATCGCGATACGAAATAGACGCCTCATCAAAGATCTCAAAGACAGGGCTCGGGAACTCGATTGCCTTTACCAGATTTCCCAAGCTATTTCGAATATCAGCGAGTTGGATCAGTTTTTAAACCTGACCGTCCATTCGATTTCCGACGTGTTAGGCGCGGAAAGGGTCTCGTTAATCTTCCAGAATCCGCGAACTAAATCTTTCGAACTTTCTAAATCCATCGGATTCGGAATCGAAGAGGAATCCCAACTTGTGGACGAGTCGCAAGGAATTCTGAATCGAATTCTTTCCGACGGAAAACCTTTGCTTGTTCAAGGACAAACCGATATCGACCCGAATCTTTTAAATCCTATCCGATATAAGACGAGATCCTTCGTTTCAGTTCCGATCAGACAGGATGGAAAGATTATAGGAATATTAAACGCAGCCGATAAAAAGAGCGGTGATAGCTTCTCTTCGCAAGATCTTTCCATTTTAAGCACGATATCGAACCAAATTGCGGAAGCCTATAATAGTCTTCTCGTTAAAAATCAGAAAGAAAAACTGACTTCGATCCGACGAGATATGCAAATCGCCTCCCAAATTCAGATCAATTCGCTGCCGAGCATTCCCAAGAAAATGCATTTATTGGAGATCGAGACCGCTTATACCGCTTCGAAAGAGATCGGGGGAGATTTTTACGATCTTGTTTATCATAACCCGGACGAAATTAGTCTTTTAATAGCGGATGTTTCCGGAAAAGGAATCTCCGCCGCTCTTTTCATGGAATTTTCCAAAACAATCATTGCGGGCGAAGTAGCCCGCAATTCGTCAACCAGCATCAGCTTAATGGGGGCAAACCGTATCATTCAGGAAAAATCCGGATACTTTATGTTTGTAACCGTAATGCTGATCCGGATCAATATGCTCAAGAAAAGAATTCGCTATTCCAGTGCAGGCCACAACGAGCAACTTTTTTATAAAGCCAAAGATAAGAAAGTTGTGATGCTTTCCGGAAAAGGCATGCCTCTCGGCATCAAAGAATCCGAAATTGAAGAACATGAAATAGAATACCAACCCGGAGATTTAATCGTTCTCTATACGGATGGAGTTAGTGAAACGACCAATGAAACTCGGGAAATGTACGGATTGGAAAATCTTGCGAAACTGATCGAACGTAACGGGGATATGCCTGTAGAAAATCTGAAAGATTTGATTTTGGATACTACGGATGCCTTCAGAGGGGAAGCCGACCCCCATGATGATTATACGCTAGTTCTAGTCCGACTGAATTAA
- a CDS encoding ATP-dependent 6-phosphofructokinase has product MKTKIKNFGECRIESPAGYEYYTPEESKAIFRTVFESREDWKHYLESEVDFFEQAGPREKIYFDPQNVTAGIITCGGLCPGINDVIRGIVMELTYRYGVRRILGFPYGYQGLVKRYAHRPIELTPENVAHIGADGGTILASSRGNQAPEDMVNTLALYGVKVLFCIGGDGTLRGAKEIVREIEKRNEEISVIGIPKTIDNDINYVQKTFGFSTAFSKAMEAVECAHVEAKGAPNGIGVVKLMGRHSGFIAVNAALASQNVNYCLIPEVDFDLDGEGAFLEILKDRILKRKHAVIIVAEGAGQKFFGKNEERDASGNLKLGDIGVFLKDKIIEYFKKESIETNVKYIDPSYIIRSIPANPEDSIFCGFLAQNAVHAGMAGKTDMVIGIWNNVFTHLPIDLAIQERKVLQPNKSTLWRTLLASTGQPPRMTAR; this is encoded by the coding sequence ATGAAGACAAAAATAAAGAATTTTGGCGAATGTAGAATAGAAAGTCCGGCCGGTTACGAATATTACACTCCGGAAGAATCCAAGGCAATTTTCAGGACGGTTTTTGAGAGTCGAGAGGACTGGAAGCATTATCTCGAATCCGAAGTGGATTTCTTCGAACAGGCAGGTCCTCGGGAAAAAATTTATTTCGACCCGCAAAATGTAACGGCAGGAATTATTACCTGCGGCGGGCTCTGCCCCGGTATTAACGATGTTATACGCGGAATCGTAATGGAATTGACATATCGCTATGGAGTTCGAAGAATCCTGGGTTTTCCTTATGGATACCAGGGACTAGTGAAACGCTATGCTCATCGCCCGATCGAATTGACGCCGGAAAATGTGGCTCATATCGGTGCAGATGGGGGAACCATCCTTGCTTCCTCCCGGGGAAATCAGGCTCCCGAAGACATGGTTAATACGCTTGCTCTTTATGGAGTGAAAGTTCTATTTTGCATCGGCGGCGACGGGACATTGCGTGGAGCGAAGGAAATCGTTCGAGAAATCGAAAAACGCAACGAAGAAATCTCCGTCATAGGAATTCCGAAGACAATCGATAACGATATTAATTATGTCCAAAAGACATTCGGATTTTCTACTGCATTTTCAAAAGCAATGGAAGCAGTAGAATGTGCCCACGTTGAAGCGAAGGGTGCACCTAACGGAATCGGGGTCGTAAAACTAATGGGTCGCCATTCCGGTTTTATTGCAGTCAATGCCGCCCTCGCGTCTCAGAACGTGAATTACTGCCTAATTCCTGAGGTCGATTTTGATCTGGATGGCGAAGGTGCCTTTCTAGAAATTCTTAAAGATCGAATTTTAAAAAGAAAGCATGCGGTCATCATAGTTGCCGAGGGTGCCGGACAGAAATTCTTCGGAAAAAATGAGGAAAGAGATGCCTCGGGGAACTTAAAACTCGGCGATATTGGCGTCTTTTTAAAGGATAAAATTATCGAATATTTTAAAAAAGAGAGTATAGAAACGAACGTAAAATACATCGATCCCAGTTATATTATCCGGTCGATTCCCGCTAATCCGGAAGATTCTATTTTCTGCGGTTTTCTGGCTCAGAATGCGGTTCACGCAGGCATGGCCGGAAAGACGGATATGGTAATCGGGATATGGAATAATGTATTTACCCATTTGCCGATCGATCTTGCTATTCAGGAAAGAAAAGTATTGCAGCCGAACAAGAGCACATTATGGCGAACGCTCCTCGCTTCTACCGGACAGCCGCCTAGGATGACTGCCCGATAG
- a CDS encoding LIC_20087 family outer membrane protein, translated as MGRKILKKNSVRPVLRSASIFFLPVFLGLSMIYAETDSGLFWDSFGVFNSPEQSSPKTVNVGKEEEKPVLFFSAFTFKGPFEAKLLSGLVPTENQAWESIPGMNTLLPKPPQIVRGRREFFALYPSLGKEEIFVMALSVANQPKPGSGEAYVGATTERRAFDALTDVRSQSTSLPGVNQNISRGMDNQAGNLLFGYIAGHAGIHMGLGMRMAGNGVGLAVPESAKSSIGVSYSVFSGTTSQNQLDFFLQVSGVKRFNDKTLIPVEPPVSLKGWPQGYEYYVNPGFSVSTRNLRFEGLVRVPLHQPFPTTDGVLSSEIQGQLGVKYSFSESSPNLPK; from the coding sequence ATGGGAAGAAAGATTCTAAAAAAGAACTCAGTTCGTCCCGTATTACGATCTGCCAGCATTTTCTTCTTACCTGTTTTTCTTGGGTTATCAATGATTTACGCTGAAACAGATTCGGGTCTTTTTTGGGACTCGTTTGGCGTTTTTAATTCGCCCGAACAATCTTCACCAAAAACCGTAAATGTCGGAAAGGAAGAAGAAAAACCTGTCTTATTCTTTTCAGCATTCACTTTTAAAGGCCCGTTCGAAGCAAAACTTTTGAGCGGCCTGGTTCCTACAGAAAACCAGGCTTGGGAATCGATCCCGGGAATGAATACCCTTCTTCCAAAACCACCGCAGATCGTCAGGGGTCGGCGTGAATTCTTTGCCCTATACCCATCTCTTGGAAAAGAAGAAATTTTTGTTATGGCATTGTCGGTTGCAAATCAACCGAAGCCAGGTTCGGGGGAAGCGTATGTAGGAGCTACGACGGAACGCCGAGCTTTTGATGCGTTGACCGACGTCCGCAGCCAAAGCACTTCATTACCTGGCGTAAATCAAAATATTTCGCGAGGAATGGATAACCAAGCGGGTAATTTACTGTTTGGATATATTGCGGGTCATGCGGGAATTCACATGGGATTAGGGATGAGAATGGCTGGGAACGGCGTAGGTTTAGCCGTCCCAGAATCCGCTAAATCATCGATTGGAGTAAGCTATTCAGTTTTTTCCGGAACAACTAGTCAAAACCAGTTAGATTTCTTCTTACAAGTTTCGGGAGTTAAGCGTTTTAACGACAAGACGCTAATTCCTGTTGAGCCTCCGGTTTCACTGAAAGGTTGGCCCCAAGGGTATGAATATTATGTTAACCCTGGGTTTTCCGTTTCTACACGAAATCTGCGTTTTGAAGGTTTAGTTCGAGTTCCCCTCCACCAACCGTTTCCCACTACAGATGGTGTACTTTCGTCTGAAATCCAAGGACAGCTAGGAGTAAAATATAGTTTTTCAGAAAGTTCTCCAAACTTGCCTAAATGA
- the metH gene encoding methionine synthase, which translates to MKKNFPAYTNSKAKELITLLQKQILVLDGAMGTMIQRYNLDEAAYRGERFVNHASSLKGNNDLLVLTRPDIIESIHLEFLRSGANVIETNTFNANNISQADYAMESIVDELNRAAVQVAKSAIQKFKLQKPNRPVFLAGAFGPTNKTLSLSPDVNNPAFRAITFDELVETFYEQVRALVEEGVDLLLPETNIDTLNLKAAIVAIENVFEDLKVRLPVSLSVTITDASGRTLSGQTIEAFYNSIYHANPLSVGINCALGAAEMRPYIEELSRVADCFISCYPNAGLPNAFGGYDQTPEEFGKFLGEFAAAGWLNIAGGCCGTTPDHIAAVTKAVASNPPRTIPTIADFTRLSGLEPLNLTPDKGFIMVGERTNVTGSPKFKKLILDGNFEEAVAVALQQVEAGANIIDINFDEALLDGEASMTQFLNLIAVEPDIAKVPFMIDSSKWSVLEAGLKCIQGKPIVNSISLKEGEEKFLAQARQVRRYGAAVIVMAFDEQGQAASKDEKVRICKRAYELLINEADYSPSDIIFDPNILTVGTGIEEHNNYAVDFIEAIREIKVKCPGAKISGGLSNISFSFRGNNPVREAMHAAFLYHAIQAGLDMAIVNAGMLAVYEEIPKDLLELVEDVLLNRRPDSTERLIDFAETVKAGDKIDKKEDVWRSGSVEQRLEHALVKGIVEFIEQDTEEARVKYGRPLSVIEGPMMDGMRVVGDLFGSGKMFLPQVVKSARVMKKAVAYLLPFMEEENKRQAQVSQKLKFLIATVKGDVHDIGKNIVSVVLACNNYEVIDLGVMVPCEKILEEAKAQKADIIGLSGLITPSLDEMVYVASEMQRTGFTVPLLIGGATTSSAHTAVKIAEKYDHPVVHVIDASRVVNVVGKLLNPSLRDEYVEQIKLDQKSQREIYFNTRNERKLVSIEEARENRFVSDWNTLAISKPNITGVKVFDEEISLETLVPYIDWSPFFQAWELKGRFPSILESEIYGKQAKELYEDARRLLEDIVKNKRYRAKGVIGIFPANSVGDDIEVYEDETKSKVLSVLHTLRQQISKEDKQEPNYCLADFIAPRETGLTDYIGGFAVTSGHGVEEFAKIFDSKLDDYNSIMAKALGDRLAEAFAEYMHLKVRKEYWGYASEENLPVEDLIREKYRGIRPAAGYPASPDHTEKRILFDLLQVEKNTGITLTEHFAMWPASSVSGLYFAHPDSKYFAVAKINRDQIEDYARRKNTSVAEIEKWLSPNLAYDPKEVVPTV; encoded by the coding sequence ATGAAGAAAAATTTCCCAGCATATACAAATTCTAAAGCTAAAGAACTGATTACTCTATTGCAAAAACAGATCCTTGTCTTGGACGGTGCAATGGGCACAATGATCCAAAGATACAATTTGGACGAGGCGGCTTACAGAGGGGAACGTTTTGTAAATCATGCTTCTTCTTTAAAGGGAAATAATGACCTACTTGTGCTTACGCGGCCTGATATAATTGAAAGTATCCATTTGGAATTTTTACGGTCCGGCGCGAATGTAATAGAGACAAACACATTCAATGCAAATAATATTTCTCAAGCGGATTATGCGATGGAATCCATCGTCGACGAGCTTAATCGTGCTGCGGTTCAGGTAGCTAAATCAGCTATTCAAAAATTCAAGCTGCAAAAGCCGAATCGACCGGTTTTCTTAGCTGGAGCCTTTGGGCCTACGAATAAGACGCTTTCCTTATCGCCGGACGTAAATAATCCGGCATTTCGCGCTATTACCTTCGACGAATTAGTAGAAACTTTTTATGAACAAGTTAGGGCCCTCGTAGAAGAAGGCGTGGATTTACTTCTCCCCGAAACAAATATCGATACGCTGAATCTTAAGGCCGCAATTGTTGCCATAGAAAACGTATTTGAAGATCTCAAAGTAAGGCTGCCGGTTTCCTTATCCGTGACGATTACCGATGCTTCAGGACGAACGCTTTCCGGGCAAACTATCGAGGCCTTCTATAATTCCATTTATCATGCAAATCCGTTGTCGGTCGGAATTAATTGCGCACTAGGTGCAGCGGAAATGAGACCTTATATCGAAGAACTTTCGAGAGTCGCGGACTGTTTTATAAGTTGTTATCCGAATGCAGGATTACCTAATGCGTTCGGCGGCTACGACCAGACTCCGGAAGAATTCGGAAAATTTTTAGGAGAATTTGCAGCGGCTGGCTGGTTGAATATTGCCGGCGGTTGCTGTGGAACAACTCCGGATCATATCGCGGCGGTGACAAAGGCCGTTGCCAGTAATCCACCTAGAACGATACCGACGATTGCGGATTTTACAAGATTGTCCGGATTAGAACCTTTAAACCTTACACCGGATAAAGGATTCATAATGGTAGGAGAAAGAACGAATGTTACCGGATCACCAAAGTTTAAGAAACTGATTTTAGATGGAAATTTCGAAGAAGCCGTTGCGGTCGCTTTACAGCAGGTCGAAGCCGGTGCAAATATAATAGATATAAATTTTGATGAAGCATTGCTTGATGGCGAAGCTTCTATGACTCAATTCTTAAACTTAATAGCAGTAGAACCGGACATCGCGAAAGTACCGTTCATGATTGACAGCTCTAAGTGGTCCGTCTTGGAAGCTGGACTTAAGTGTATTCAAGGTAAACCGATAGTAAACTCCATTTCTTTAAAAGAAGGGGAGGAAAAATTCTTAGCTCAAGCTCGACAGGTTCGAAGATATGGTGCTGCAGTTATCGTTATGGCGTTTGATGAGCAGGGGCAGGCGGCAAGTAAAGATGAGAAGGTCAGGATTTGCAAACGAGCTTATGAATTATTGATTAACGAGGCGGATTATTCTCCGTCGGACATTATTTTCGATCCGAATATTTTGACTGTCGGGACCGGAATCGAAGAGCATAATAATTATGCGGTCGATTTTATAGAAGCAATTCGGGAAATAAAAGTAAAATGTCCCGGCGCAAAAATTAGCGGGGGATTAAGTAATATCTCCTTTTCCTTCCGGGGTAATAATCCCGTTCGGGAGGCAATGCATGCAGCCTTTTTATATCATGCAATTCAAGCCGGTTTAGATATGGCCATCGTAAATGCGGGTATGCTCGCCGTTTACGAGGAGATACCGAAGGATCTACTAGAACTCGTCGAGGACGTACTTTTGAATCGTAGACCGGATTCAACTGAGCGACTAATCGATTTTGCGGAAACGGTTAAGGCCGGCGATAAGATCGATAAAAAAGAAGACGTGTGGAGATCCGGTTCCGTTGAACAACGTCTTGAACATGCACTAGTTAAAGGAATTGTTGAATTCATAGAACAAGATACGGAAGAGGCTAGGGTAAAATACGGCCGACCATTGAGCGTCATTGAAGGCCCGATGATGGACGGGATGAGAGTTGTCGGTGATTTATTCGGATCCGGAAAAATGTTTCTCCCGCAAGTGGTAAAAAGCGCTCGTGTTATGAAAAAGGCGGTCGCCTATCTTTTGCCGTTTATGGAAGAGGAAAATAAAAGACAGGCTCAAGTTTCACAAAAACTAAAATTTCTAATTGCGACTGTCAAAGGTGACGTCCATGATATAGGCAAGAATATCGTCTCCGTGGTTCTTGCCTGCAATAATTACGAAGTAATAGATTTAGGCGTGATGGTTCCTTGCGAAAAAATTCTAGAAGAGGCTAAAGCGCAAAAGGCCGACATAATTGGGTTATCCGGGTTGATTACTCCTTCTTTGGATGAGATGGTTTACGTCGCTTCTGAAATGCAAAGAACCGGTTTTACTGTTCCGTTACTTATCGGAGGAGCTACTACAAGTTCGGCGCATACTGCGGTAAAAATAGCGGAAAAATATGATCATCCTGTCGTTCATGTTATCGATGCTTCGCGAGTCGTAAATGTTGTAGGAAAACTATTGAATCCATCCTTGCGCGACGAATATGTTGAACAAATTAAATTAGATCAGAAATCTCAACGTGAGATTTATTTCAATACTAGAAACGAGCGAAAATTAGTTTCAATCGAAGAAGCAAGGGAGAACAGGTTTGTTTCGGATTGGAATACGTTGGCGATTTCAAAACCGAATATCACGGGAGTGAAAGTCTTTGATGAAGAAATTTCATTAGAAACTTTAGTTCCGTACATTGATTGGTCACCTTTCTTTCAGGCCTGGGAATTAAAAGGTCGATTCCCGTCCATATTAGAAAGTGAAATTTATGGAAAACAGGCGAAAGAATTATACGAAGATGCGCGTAGGCTTTTGGAAGATATCGTTAAGAATAAACGTTACAGAGCAAAAGGGGTGATCGGCATTTTCCCCGCCAATAGCGTCGGCGACGATATTGAAGTTTATGAGGATGAAACGAAATCAAAGGTACTTTCCGTTCTTCATACGCTTCGTCAGCAAATTTCGAAAGAAGACAAGCAAGAGCCGAATTATTGTTTGGCTGATTTCATTGCTCCCAGGGAGACCGGTTTAACCGATTATATCGGAGGTTTTGCAGTTACGTCGGGGCATGGAGTCGAAGAGTTTGCAAAGATTTTCGACTCAAAATTGGATGATTATAACTCGATTATGGCGAAAGCACTAGGAGATCGGTTGGCGGAAGCGTTTGCTGAGTATATGCATCTTAAAGTTCGAAAGGAATATTGGGGATACGCGTCCGAAGAAAATCTTCCTGTGGAGGACCTTATTCGGGAAAAATACAGAGGTATTCGTCCCGCAGCTGGTTATCCGGCAAGTCCGGATCACACGGAGAAGCGCATTCTTTTTGATCTTTTACAGGTTGAAAAGAATACGGGTATTACCTTGACAGAGCATTTTGCTATGTGGCCGGCTAGTTCCGTAAGTGGGTTGTATTTTGCTCATCCTGATTCAAAATATTTCGCCGTAGCGAAAATTAATCGTGATCAGATTGAAGACTACGCTAGGCGCAAGAATACAAGCGTTGCTGAAATTGAAAAGTGGCTTTCACCGAATTTAGCTTACGATCCCAAAGAAGTTGTTCCTACAGTCTAA
- a CDS encoding DUF362 domain-containing protein translates to MAYVVTEPCVGCKYTYCAAACPVEAFRESENFVLIDPDICIHCNDCLRECPANAIFPEDEVPPIWQDWILKNAVESKFLPVIRELKQPLLKEPCNTKLL, encoded by the coding sequence TTGGCATACGTAGTTACCGAACCTTGTGTCGGGTGTAAGTATACTTACTGTGCCGCTGCCTGCCCAGTGGAAGCGTTTCGGGAAAGCGAGAACTTTGTTCTAATTGATCCGGACATTTGCATCCATTGTAACGATTGTTTGAGGGAATGTCCCGCAAACGCAATTTTTCCTGAGGATGAAGTTCCGCCAATCTGGCAGGATTGGATTTTAAAAAATGCAGTGGAGTCGAAGTTCCTACCCGTAATTCGTGAGCTAAAACAACCTTTATTAAAAGAACCGTGTAATACTAAATTATTATGA